From Rutidosis leptorrhynchoides isolate AG116_Rl617_1_P2 chromosome 3, CSIRO_AGI_Rlap_v1, whole genome shotgun sequence, a single genomic window includes:
- the LOC139897415 gene encoding myb family transcription factor PHL7-like: MDVVNGVNNNPSLASKQRLRWTHDLHERFVDAVAQLGGPDRATPKGVVRVMGVQGLTIYHVKSHLQKYRLAKYLPDSSSEGKAFDQKETGDVLSSLDGSSGMQITEALKLQMEVQKRLHEQLEVQRQLQLRIEAQGKYLKKIIEEQQKLSSGTQPHVQESQDNNNNSPESKFVTTDVVIPTPVAKECGPLKNISIDERHEPLTPEESGCHLGSPVENNPIRERPMKKQRVSEHGVMSSPPNIGFEQQSVYLTMNKFGHSSAMPAGNEDLTCKTHM; encoded by the exons ATGGATGTGGTCAATGGTGTAAATAACAACCCTAGTCTAGCTTCTAAACAGCGACTTCGTTGGACACATGATCTTCACGAACGATTTGTAGATGCCGTGGCACAACTCGGTGGCCCTGATA GGGCTACTCCAAAAGGGGTGGTCAGAGTCATGGGTGTTCAAGGTTTAACAATTTATCATGTGAAGAGCCATTTACAG AAGTACAGGCTGGCAAAGTACCTGCCAGATTCCTCATCTGAAG GAAAAGCGTTTGACCAGAAAGAAACAGGCGATGTGCTTTCCAGTTTGGATGGGTCATC TGGAATGCAAATTACAGAAGCCCTCAAGTTGCAGATGGAGGTCCAAAAACGACTGCATGAGCAACTGGAG GTGCAAAGACAGCTGCAATTACGGATAGAAGCCCAAGGGAAATACCTGAAAAAGATCATCGAAGAGCAACAAAAGCTCAGTAGTGGAACTCAACCACATGTTCAAGAATcacaagataataataataattccccaGAATCCAAATTTGTGACAACAGATGTTGTAATTCCAACACCTGTGGCCAAAGAATGTGGGCCACTCAAGAACATTTCGATCGATGAACGACATGAGCCGTTAACACCAGAAGAATCTGGATGTCACTTGGGTTCACCCGTTGAGAACAACCCAATACGAGAGAGGCCCATGAAAAAGCAACGAGTGAGTGAACATGGAGTTATGTCATCACCACCAAATATTGGATTCGAGCAACAGTCAGTTTACCTGACAATGAACAAGTTTGGTCATTCATCTGCGATGCCAGCTGGCAATGAGGATTTAACATGTAAAACTCATATGTAA
- the LOC139897416 gene encoding glucose-1-phosphate adenylyltransferase small subunit 1, chloroplastic-like, translating to MMMMIQSGGLMCNNNTSSTTRLASSNTCQIFGQNVVFKQTNSINVKDVNGRRKARRSFITPNVVCPKAVSDSSYSQTCLDLDASNSVLGIILGGGAGTRLYPLTKKRAKPAVPLGANYRLIDIPVSNCLNSNVNKIYVLTQFNSASLNRHLSRAYASNMGGYKNEGFVEVLAAQQSPENPDWFQGTADAVRQYLWLLEEQNVLEFLVLAGDHLYRMDYEKFIQAHRENDADITVAALPMDEKRATAFGLMKIDEEGRIIEFSEKPKGEKLQAMKVDTTILGLDDKRAKEMPFIASMGIYVFSKNVMLDLLRDKFPKANDFGSEVIPGATSVGLRVQAYLYDGYWEDIGTIEAFYHANLGITKKPKPDFSFYDRSAPIYTQPRYLPPSKMLNADVTNSVIGEGCVIKKCKIHHSVVGLRSCISEGAIIEDTLLMGADYYETDSYLRLLEAKGGVPIGIGKNSHIKRAIIDKNARIGDNVKILNADNVEETARETDGYFIKSGIVTVIKDALIPSGTII from the exons atgatgatgatgattcagtcAGGTGGGTTGATGTGTAACAATAATACCTCATCTACCACCCGACTTGCTTCATCGAATACTTGTCAGATATTCGGTCAGAATGTCGTTTTCAAACAAACAAATAGCATCAACGTTAAGGATGTAAATGGCAGAAGAAAAGCAAGAAGAAGCTTCATAACTCCCAATGTCGTTTGCCCGAAAGCTGTTTCTGATTCTAGTTATTCTCAAACTTGTCTCGATCTTGATGCCAGCAAT AGTGTTCTTGGAATAATTCTTGGTGGTGGAGCAGGGACTCGACTATATCCTCTTACAAAGAAAAGAGCAAAACCGGCTGTTCCTTTGGGAGCTAATTACAGACTTATAGATATACCTGTTAGTAATTGTTTGAACAgcaatgtaaataaaatatatgtTCTTACTCAATTCAATTCAGCATCTCTTAATCGTCACTTGTCACGTGCGTATGCAAGCAATATGGGTGGATATAAGAATGAAGGCTTTGTTGAAGTACTTGCTGCACAACAAAGTCCTGAAAATCCTGACTGGTTTCAG GGTACAGCTGATGCTGTAAGGCAGTATTTATGGCTACTTGAAGAACAAAATGTGTTAGAATTTCTGGTTCTTGCGGGCGATCATTTGTATCGGATGGACTATGAAAAATTCATTCAAGCTCATAGAGAAAATGATGCTGATATAACAGTTGCTGCTTTGCCCATGGATGAAAAGCGTGCGACAGCATTCGGATTAATGAAGATAGATGAGGAAGGAAGGATTATTGAATTTTCAGAAAAACCAAAGGGAGAAAAATTGCAAGCCATGAAGGTTGATACGACAATTTTAGGGTTGGATGATAAGAGAGCTAAAGAAATGCCTTTTATCGCAAGTATGGGGATATATGTTTTCAGTAAGAATGTTATGCTTGATTTGCTCAGAGACAAGTTTCCAAAGGCGAATGATTTTGGAAGTGAAGTGATTCCGGGTGCAACTTCAGTTGGGCTAAGG GTACAAGCATACCTGTATGATGGTTATTGGGAAGACATTGGTACTATTGAGGCTTTCTATCATGCAAATCTAGGTATCACCAAGAAGCCAAAACCAGATTTCAG TTTCTATGACCGTTCTGCTCCAATCTATACGCAACCAAGATATTTACCGCCTTCAAAAATGTTGAATGCCGATGTTACAAACAGTGTCATTGGTGAGGGTTGTGTGATCAAG AAATGCAAAATACATCATTCGGTGGTTGGTCTTCGGTCATGCATCTCTGAAGGTGCTATTATTGAAGACACTTTGCTTATGGGGGCTGACTACTATGAG ACTGATAGTTACTTAAGACTGTTAGAAGCAAAGGGAGGTGTTCCAATAGGTATTGGAAAGAACTCACATATCAAGAGAGCTATAATAGACAAAAATGCTCGGATTGGAGATAATGTGAAG ATTCTAAACGCTGACAACGTTGAAGAAACAGCAAGGGAAACGGACGGCTACTTCATTAAGAGCGGCATTGTAACAGTGATCAAAGATGCATTGATTCCAAGTGGCACCATAATATGA
- the LOC139901028 gene encoding uncharacterized protein, producing the protein MSNVQCLILPQQFSIIKSDDVFNNLINNLVGKISTVAFPDVTKQDQVCWKDFDGNFVQFTSKSAWETLRSHAPQVRWYHVIWFSKCIPRHAFIAWLLMNEKLKTQDKMRAWDLNGSNNGPLVCSLCKLQQDSHDHLFFECMYSNQVWHMIKRYITIPGISDEWKIIVERLIPFAQRKVARVMVTKILFSATVYYIWLERNSRLFKGEARDPKKLVDIIHGTVRLKLMSVKFKESQHVRNLKIAWQI; encoded by the coding sequence ATGTCTAATGTCCAATGTCTAATATTACCACAACAATTCTCGATCATCAAATCGGATGATGTCTTTAACAATTTAATTAATAACCTCGTTGGAAAGATTTCAACAGTTGCATTCCCAGATGTTACAAAGCAAGATCAGGTATGTTGGAAAGATTTTGATGGTAATTTTGTACAATTTACTTCTAAAAGTGCTTGGGAAACTTTAAGATCTCATGCTCCTCAAGTGCGGTGGTATCATGTTATTTGGTTCTCAAAGTGTATCCCTCGGCACGCATTTATTGCTTGGTTGCTTATGAACGAGAAACTTAAGACTCAAGATAAGATGCGTGCTTGGGATTTGAACGGTTCAAATAATGGCCCGTTAGTGTGCTCGTTATGTAAGTTGCAACAAGACTCGCACGATCATCTATTCTTTGAGTGTATGTACTCTAATCAAGTTTGGCATATGATTAAGAGGTACATTACTATTCCCGGTATTAGTGACGAGTGGAAGATCATAGTTGAAAGATTGATTCCGTTTGCTCAAAGGAAGGTAGCCCGAGTTATGGTGACAAAAATTCTCTTTAGTGCTACGGTATATTACATTTGGTTGGAGCGGAACTCAAGGTTGTTTAAAGGTGAAGCTCGTGATCCAAAGAAGCTTGTTGACATCATCCATGGTACGGTTCGTTTGAAGCTGATGTCGGTGAAGTTCAAGGAGTCGCAACACGTGAGGAACTTGAAGATAGCATGGCAAATTTAA